From Bacteroidales bacterium, the proteins below share one genomic window:
- a CDS encoding CusA/CzcA family heavy metal efflux RND transporter, which produces MINHIINFSIRNKLIVILFTLTIAAYGIYAVMRIPVGAVPDITNNQVQVITTSGNLATQDVEQFLTYPVELEMSNLPGVKEIRSISKFGLSVVTIVFDDDLGTYLPRQLIAEKLKTAAANIPEGFGTPEMGPITTGLGEIYQYTLDVKPGYEGRYTAMELRTIQDWVVKRQLSGIKGVVEVNTWGGFLKQYEVAIDPEVLRRMNISLIEVYDALRLNNNVAGGAYIEKQNKSYFIRGDGMVNSLEDIQSIVIRNIDGKPVFIRDVAQVKFGHANRFGAITANGEGEKVLGQIMMLKNANSKEVISEVKKRVEEVQKNLPEGIYINPILERSELIGKTSFTVAENLILGCLIVMLIVILLLGNLRSALVIASMIPLALLFTISMMFIFGIDANLMSLGALDFGIIIDGAVIIVEFIAIRITDRKSELASSNPEQRRFLLDRITYDGASRMINSAIFGQIIILIVLIPIFALSGVEGKMFRPMALSFSFAILGAMILGLTWLPVASALFLRPVDKDKKTFSKWLMKWIHRSYKPAIEWSYSHKKYVLGLALLSLIFTGILFSNMGGEFVPTLDEGDFVIQPVLKTGTSLSKTVEMTTRMESILKAGFPEVDKIVCRIGAAEVPTDPMSMEEIDMIIKLKPRKEWVSANTKEELADKFKEALQVIPGIDYEFTQPIEMRFNELITGVRADIAVKIFGEDLDYLNQKANEVKRLIDGIPGAADVILEKTAGLPQMAVSYKRDRLAYYGMNVEDVNRQLSMAFSGLTAGSIFEGEKKFDLVVRLDELHRKGIEDIRNLNIALPDGSQKPLSEFAEIENTTGPAKISRENTHRRVVVSVNVRNRDLQSVVTDIQSTLDKKLKLKPGNYVVYGGQFENLENATRRLKLAVPVALLLIFIFLHFAFQSLRDAALIFTAVPLSAVGGVAFLWLRGMPFSVSAGIGFIALFGVAVLNGIVLIEHLKELKKDGMTDMKELIMKATRERLRPVLLTAAAAALGFLPMAISTSAGSEVQRPLATVVIGGLVTSTLLTMIALPLLYAILNDEKKKGKWMKSLLSRRLMIFIGLFLLISGAQSQSLTLQQCMDSAVQNNRELALARMRIDYDKAAVPSAFAIEKTQFFMGFDQNNIAENGYPLYVVGAEQSFAFPGTYLAQQKVNLLQVGMTKLEYEKQARILRKKVALAYYGVLYKENRKAYYHYLDSVFSHYADAAALQFKHGATTQLDQMIAQAKQAEMSRQLTEMDAEVQLAYNELKLLMQTQVRYGIAETALMPLVTDKSASSDPGLLFMEQSIRQRKMMVTAEKRAMLPSLNLGFFSGTNRYQGAANYYGYQVGIGLPLFFREQQSRIKTGIIGVAMAENFRDQYTLSLENRKSALLIELQKYQSAIDYYRTSGDQLYQEILRAANRSYAMGEIDFFRFVQSLEAAIDIRLAYLENLSKYNELVIELSYLTL; this is translated from the coding sequence ATGATCAATCATATTATCAATTTTTCAATCAGGAATAAGCTGATTGTCATACTGTTTACCCTTACAATAGCCGCATATGGCATTTATGCTGTAATGCGGATCCCTGTGGGAGCGGTCCCCGACATTACCAACAACCAGGTGCAGGTAATCACCACCTCCGGAAACCTGGCAACCCAGGATGTGGAACAATTTCTTACTTACCCTGTCGAACTGGAGATGTCGAACCTCCCGGGGGTGAAAGAAATCAGGTCGATATCGAAATTCGGGCTTTCAGTGGTAACCATTGTGTTCGATGATGACCTGGGAACCTACCTGCCACGGCAACTGATTGCCGAAAAGCTGAAAACAGCCGCCGCCAATATACCCGAGGGCTTTGGTACCCCCGAAATGGGACCTATCACCACCGGATTAGGTGAAATTTACCAGTACACCCTCGATGTAAAACCCGGCTATGAAGGGCGTTATACTGCCATGGAGCTGCGCACTATCCAGGATTGGGTGGTAAAGCGCCAGCTTTCAGGGATCAAAGGGGTGGTAGAGGTGAACACCTGGGGTGGATTTCTGAAACAATACGAGGTTGCCATTGACCCGGAAGTGCTGCGAAGGATGAATATCTCATTGATTGAAGTGTATGATGCCCTCCGGCTGAACAACAATGTTGCAGGAGGTGCCTACATCGAAAAACAGAATAAAAGCTATTTCATCAGGGGTGATGGAATGGTAAATTCATTGGAGGATATACAATCGATCGTTATAAGGAATATTGATGGAAAGCCTGTGTTTATCAGGGATGTGGCACAGGTGAAATTCGGACATGCCAACCGATTTGGAGCCATTACAGCCAATGGTGAAGGGGAGAAGGTGCTGGGACAGATCATGATGCTGAAGAACGCCAATTCGAAGGAGGTGATCTCGGAAGTGAAGAAAAGAGTGGAAGAAGTGCAGAAAAACCTCCCTGAAGGTATATACATCAATCCCATTCTTGAAAGAAGTGAACTGATAGGTAAAACATCCTTCACCGTAGCGGAAAACCTGATCCTGGGCTGTCTCATCGTTATGCTCATCGTGATCCTGCTCTTAGGCAACCTCCGCTCGGCACTGGTTATCGCTTCTATGATTCCCCTGGCTTTGCTGTTTACCATTTCGATGATGTTTATTTTTGGCATCGATGCCAACCTGATGAGCCTGGGGGCCCTCGATTTCGGAATTATCATCGATGGGGCTGTGATCATTGTTGAATTCATTGCCATCCGCATTACTGACCGGAAAAGCGAGCTGGCATCTTCCAACCCGGAACAGCGGAGGTTCCTTCTCGACAGGATTACTTATGACGGAGCTTCCCGGATGATTAATTCAGCCATCTTCGGACAGATCATCATCCTGATCGTTCTGATCCCGATTTTTGCCCTGAGTGGTGTTGAAGGTAAGATGTTCAGGCCGATGGCGCTATCTTTCAGTTTTGCCATCCTGGGGGCAATGATCCTGGGACTTACCTGGCTTCCCGTAGCATCCGCCTTATTCCTCAGGCCGGTGGATAAGGATAAGAAAACGTTTTCAAAATGGCTGATGAAATGGATTCATCGTTCCTATAAACCGGCTATCGAATGGTCGTATTCGCATAAAAAGTATGTACTCGGACTGGCTTTGCTCTCCTTAATTTTTACCGGGATTTTATTCTCGAATATGGGAGGAGAGTTTGTCCCAACCCTTGATGAAGGCGATTTTGTGATCCAGCCTGTACTGAAAACGGGTACCTCCCTCTCGAAAACTGTGGAAATGACCACCCGGATGGAAAGCATTTTAAAAGCAGGTTTCCCGGAGGTCGATAAAATAGTGTGCAGGATTGGCGCGGCTGAAGTCCCTACCGACCCCATGTCGATGGAAGAAATTGACATGATCATCAAATTAAAACCCCGAAAAGAATGGGTTTCCGCTAATACGAAAGAGGAATTGGCCGATAAATTCAAAGAAGCCCTGCAGGTGATTCCCGGCATCGACTACGAATTCACCCAGCCTATTGAAATGCGCTTCAATGAACTGATCACAGGGGTAAGGGCTGATATTGCCGTAAAGATATTCGGTGAAGACCTCGACTATCTGAACCAGAAAGCCAATGAGGTTAAACGGTTGATCGATGGCATCCCCGGTGCAGCCGATGTGATACTTGAAAAGACTGCCGGCCTTCCACAAATGGCGGTATCCTATAAACGCGACCGCCTGGCCTACTATGGGATGAATGTGGAAGATGTCAACCGGCAACTTTCAATGGCTTTTAGCGGACTTACTGCCGGAAGTATTTTCGAAGGAGAAAAGAAATTCGACCTGGTAGTCAGGCTCGATGAGCTGCACAGGAAAGGGATTGAAGACATCCGAAACCTGAATATTGCCCTGCCTGATGGCAGTCAGAAACCCCTAAGCGAATTCGCTGAAATTGAGAATACCACAGGCCCGGCTAAGATTTCCAGGGAAAACACCCACCGAAGAGTCGTGGTGAGTGTGAATGTAAGGAACAGGGACCTGCAATCCGTTGTTACTGATATACAATCCACCCTTGATAAAAAACTCAAGTTGAAACCCGGGAATTATGTGGTTTACGGAGGACAGTTCGAAAACCTTGAGAATGCCACCCGGCGGCTTAAACTGGCAGTGCCTGTTGCACTTTTATTGATCTTCATCTTCCTGCATTTTGCTTTCCAGTCGCTGCGCGATGCTGCGCTCATTTTTACCGCAGTTCCATTATCTGCAGTGGGAGGGGTTGCCTTCCTGTGGCTCAGGGGCATGCCTTTCAGCGTTTCCGCGGGTATTGGCTTTATTGCGCTGTTCGGTGTGGCCGTGCTGAATGGTATCGTTCTGATTGAGCACCTGAAAGAGCTAAAGAAAGATGGTATGACCGATATGAAAGAACTGATTATGAAAGCTACCAGGGAAAGGTTACGCCCGGTACTTCTCACTGCGGCAGCTGCAGCACTCGGCTTTTTACCCATGGCTATTTCCACTTCTGCCGGTTCCGAAGTCCAGCGGCCACTGGCTACGGTTGTCATTGGCGGACTGGTAACTTCTACTTTACTCACAATGATTGCCTTACCACTGCTTTATGCCATACTTAATGATGAGAAGAAGAAAGGTAAATGGATGAAAAGCCTTCTTTCAAGAAGATTGATGATTTTCATTGGTTTATTCCTGCTGATATCGGGTGCACAGTCGCAATCGCTTACCCTTCAGCAATGCATGGATTCTGCCGTTCAGAACAACAGGGAACTGGCACTGGCCCGCATGAGAATTGATTATGACAAAGCTGCTGTCCCATCTGCTTTTGCTATTGAAAAAACCCAGTTTTTTATGGGTTTCGATCAGAACAACATTGCAGAAAACGGCTATCCGCTTTATGTGGTCGGGGCAGAACAATCCTTTGCTTTCCCCGGGACTTACCTGGCACAGCAGAAAGTGAATTTACTGCAGGTAGGCATGACCAAACTTGAGTATGAAAAGCAGGCCAGGATCCTCCGGAAAAAGGTTGCCCTGGCTTACTATGGGGTGCTTTATAAAGAAAACCGAAAGGCCTATTACCATTACCTTGACAGTGTTTTCTCGCATTATGCCGATGCTGCTGCTCTTCAGTTTAAGCATGGGGCCACAACCCAACTCGACCAGATGATAGCACAGGCGAAGCAAGCGGAGATGAGCCGGCAGTTGACAGAAATGGATGCTGAGGTTCAGCTTGCATACAATGAATTGAAATTATTGATGCAGACTCAGGTCAGATATGGTATCGCTGAGACTGCATTAATGCCTTTGGTAACCGATAAGTCTGCATCCTCCGACCCGGGCTTATTGTTCATGGAACAGAGCATCCGGCAACGAAAAATGATGGTTACTGCTGAGAAAAGAGCCATGCTGCCTTCGCTGAACCTGGGTTTCTTCAGCGGAACAAACCGTTACCAGGGGGCCGCCAATTATTATGGTTACCAGGTGGGAATTGGCCTGCCTCTCTTTTTCAGGGAACAGCAGTCCAGGATTAAAACAGGGATCATCGGTGTTGCCATGGCTGAGAATTTCAGGGATCAGTATACGCTCTCCCTTGAGAACCGGAAAAGTGCGCTGCTTATTGAACTTCAGAAATACCAGTCGGCCATCGACTATTACCGTACTTCCGGCGATCAGCTCTACCAGGAAATCCTGAGGGCAGCCAATCGCAGTTATGCCATGGGAGAAATTGATTTCTTCCGGTTTGTTCAAAGCCTGGAGGCAGCCATCGATATCAGGCTGGCCTACCTCGAAAACCTTAGCAAGTACAATGAACTAGTGATTGAATTAAGCTACTTAACTTTATAA